The Caballeronia sp. SL2Y3 genome includes a window with the following:
- a CDS encoding GDP-mannose mannosyl hydrolase encodes MLSEADFMTVVRLAPLVSIDLIVTDGNRRVLVGQRRNRPAQDTWFVPGGRIAKDESLDAAFRRIVHNELGVASAERSSARFYGVFEHRYDDNFAGTPGFGTHYIVLAYAMSLSGSVPIGRFDQHSGYEWLLADELLAREDVHENTKAYFR; translated from the coding sequence ATGTTGAGCGAAGCGGATTTCATGACAGTGGTACGGCTCGCGCCGCTCGTTTCGATCGATCTGATCGTGACCGACGGCAACCGGCGCGTGCTCGTCGGACAGCGGCGTAACCGGCCCGCGCAGGATACGTGGTTCGTTCCGGGCGGACGGATCGCGAAGGACGAATCGCTCGATGCGGCCTTCAGGCGCATCGTGCATAACGAACTGGGTGTCGCGAGTGCGGAGCGATCGTCGGCGCGATTCTATGGCGTCTTCGAGCATCGCTACGACGACAATTTCGCGGGAACGCCGGGGTTCGGCACGCATTACATCGTGCTGGCTTACGCAATGAGCTTGAGTGGGTCGGTGCCGATCGGACGATTCGATCAGCACAGCGGATACGAGTGGCTACTCGCGGATGAACTGCTGGCACGCGAAGACGTGCATGAGAACACGAAGGCGTATTTTCGGTAA
- the galU gene encoding UTP--glucose-1-phosphate uridylyltransferase GalU, with protein sequence MLKVRKAVFPVAGLGTRFLPATKASPKEMLPVVDKPLIQYAVEEAMAAGITEMIFVTGRSKRAIEDHFDKSYEIEAELEARGKEKLLELVRGILPSHVTCMYVRQAEALGLGHAVLCAEKLVGDEPFAVVLADDLLDGQPPVLAQMVEVFDHYHSSVIGVEEIDRKDSRSYGVIEGKPWDDGLFKLSRVVEKPEPAVAPSNFGVVGRYVLMPRIFEFLRSQKPGAGGEIQLTDGIETLLSQEQVLAYRYRGKRFDCGSKLGYLKATVEFALRHPEVRDEFSEYLRSQFAPAPAPVIEPLEIESGDAEDELPVDA encoded by the coding sequence ATGCTAAAAGTGCGCAAGGCGGTATTTCCGGTGGCGGGCCTCGGCACGCGATTCCTTCCTGCAACGAAGGCGAGCCCGAAGGAAATGCTTCCGGTGGTGGACAAGCCACTGATTCAATACGCGGTCGAAGAAGCGATGGCCGCAGGTATCACCGAGATGATCTTCGTGACCGGGCGCAGCAAGCGCGCGATCGAAGACCACTTCGACAAGTCGTACGAGATCGAAGCCGAGCTCGAAGCGCGCGGCAAGGAAAAGCTGCTCGAACTCGTGCGCGGCATTCTCCCGAGCCATGTGACCTGCATGTACGTGCGTCAGGCCGAAGCGCTCGGTCTCGGCCACGCGGTGCTGTGCGCGGAGAAGCTCGTCGGCGACGAGCCGTTCGCCGTAGTGCTGGCGGACGACCTGCTCGACGGCCAGCCGCCGGTGCTCGCGCAGATGGTCGAGGTGTTCGACCACTACCATTCGTCGGTGATCGGCGTCGAAGAGATCGACCGCAAGGATTCGCGCTCGTACGGCGTGATCGAAGGCAAGCCGTGGGACGACGGCCTCTTCAAGCTCTCGCGCGTGGTCGAAAAGCCGGAGCCGGCAGTCGCGCCGTCGAACTTCGGCGTGGTCGGCCGCTATGTGCTGATGCCGCGCATCTTCGAATTCCTGCGCTCGCAGAAGCCCGGCGCAGGCGGCGAAATTCAGTTGACCGATGGAATCGAGACGCTCCTTTCGCAAGAGCAAGTGCTGGCGTACCGGTATCGCGGCAAGCGCTTCGATTGCGGCAGCAAGCTCGGCTATCTGAAGGCGACGGTCGAATTCGCGCTGCGTCACCCCGAAGTGCGCGATGAATTCTCGGAGTATCTGCGCTCGCAGTTTGCGCCGGCGCCGGCTCCGGTGATCGAGCCGCTCGAGATCGAATCCGGTGATGCGGAAGACGAACTTCCTGTCGATGCCTAA
- a CDS encoding GlxA family transcriptional regulator: MMYASGTGRLEAVRSPERHAPSADTAKRIGILIFEDFSLVEVSSISEVFSLANEVRLPAAGVERGEPHAFPQRTPNYSLQFVSSMGGSIASSCSMRIWTESIEARWMNDCDALFIAGGAGARLARQDALLRKQLGRVAPKIPFIKAIGEGAHILAAANLTLQNRSLDFNEEPGAQALSSALSPALSNALCIAEQTLTLDDPKGPIAAALSMVKRDYGAAVAREVSERSIPGAWQKLAMVLDDSDSVGVRQKIDAAARWIRENYVKPISITDAARVAAMSERNFLRRFKAQIGLTPSEYLLRARLDASCMLLAATDLPVDKIARRCGAGSGDGLAKIFRKRLSISPTEYRLAGRRKQADSS, translated from the coding sequence ATGATGTACGCCAGTGGTACGGGCAGGCTCGAAGCGGTGCGCTCGCCCGAACGTCATGCGCCGTCCGCCGACACGGCAAAGCGGATCGGCATTCTGATCTTCGAGGACTTCTCGCTCGTGGAAGTCAGTTCGATCTCCGAGGTCTTTTCGCTCGCGAATGAAGTGCGCCTGCCCGCGGCCGGCGTCGAACGTGGGGAGCCGCACGCTTTCCCGCAGCGCACGCCGAACTATTCGCTGCAGTTCGTGTCAAGCATGGGGGGCAGCATTGCAAGCAGCTGCTCCATGCGCATCTGGACCGAAAGCATCGAAGCGCGCTGGATGAACGACTGCGATGCGCTTTTCATCGCGGGCGGCGCGGGCGCGCGGCTGGCTCGCCAGGACGCGCTCCTGAGAAAGCAGTTGGGCCGCGTCGCGCCGAAGATTCCGTTCATCAAGGCCATCGGCGAAGGCGCGCACATTCTTGCGGCGGCGAATTTGACGCTGCAGAATCGGTCGCTCGATTTCAACGAAGAGCCGGGCGCGCAGGCATTGTCGTCGGCGCTGTCGCCGGCGTTATCGAATGCGCTGTGCATCGCCGAGCAGACGCTCACGCTCGACGATCCGAAAGGCCCGATCGCCGCGGCGCTCTCGATGGTCAAGCGCGATTACGGCGCCGCCGTGGCCCGCGAAGTATCGGAGCGGTCCATTCCGGGCGCGTGGCAGAAGCTTGCGATGGTGCTCGACGACAGCGACAGCGTCGGCGTGCGCCAGAAGATCGACGCTGCCGCGCGCTGGATCCGCGAGAACTACGTGAAGCCGATTTCCATCACGGATGCGGCACGCGTCGCCGCGATGAGCGAACGCAACTTCTTGCGGCGCTTCAAGGCGCAGATCGGGCTCACGCCGTCGGAATACCTGTTGCGGGCGCGCCTGGATGCAAGCTGCATGCTGCTCGCCGCGACGGACTTGCCGGTGGACAAGATCGCGCGGCGCTGCGGCGCGGGCAGCGGCGACGGCCTCGCGAAGATTTTCCGCAAGCGCCTTTCGATTTCGCCGACCGAATATCGGCTCGCCGGCCGCAGAAAGCAGGCGGACAGTTCATAA
- a CDS encoding phosphatase PAP2 family protein: MQERVLWIFSNLGDAALLLPLALVCAVWLRSVAMRLAVRWAVLLGIGMGLVGLSKILYAGCGLELAAVNFRMISGHTMLAASIYTVAGGLLAGSLGGWWYRLGAAGGLGLAALIGASRIIQDAHTPSEVVVGWVLGAAIATMLLVRVFEQPRKMPRAVVAGVGLLAVSSIAYGHHAPFQRLIEHYSWWLCKGLGL, from the coding sequence ATGCAAGAACGGGTACTGTGGATTTTTTCTAATCTCGGGGATGCGGCGCTTTTACTGCCGCTCGCGTTGGTCTGTGCGGTCTGGCTGCGCTCGGTGGCCATGCGCCTTGCCGTGCGCTGGGCCGTGCTGCTCGGCATCGGCATGGGCCTCGTCGGACTCTCGAAGATTCTGTATGCGGGCTGCGGGCTGGAACTGGCGGCGGTCAATTTCCGCATGATCAGCGGGCACACTATGCTCGCTGCGTCCATTTATACGGTCGCGGGCGGACTGCTCGCGGGCAGCCTCGGCGGCTGGTGGTATCGGCTGGGCGCGGCGGGCGGTCTTGGCCTCGCGGCGCTGATCGGCGCGAGCCGCATCATTCAGGACGCGCATACGCCGAGCGAAGTCGTCGTGGGCTGGGTGCTCGGCGCGGCCATCGCGACGATGCTGCTCGTGCGCGTGTTCGAGCAGCCGCGCAAGATGCCGCGCGCCGTCGTGGCGGGCGTCGGTCTGCTGGCGGTGTCGTCCATTGCTTACGGACATCACGCGCCGTTTCAGCGGCTGATCGAGCATTACTCGTGGTGGCTGTGCAAGGGGCTCGGCCTCTGA
- a CDS encoding LysR family transcriptional regulator — MDRFLAMKVFARVVEAGSFSKAADALRLPPASVSRTLQALEAHLGARLLNRTTRSISITEDGEAYYERCVRVLGEVDDMEASLSRSKLSPKGNVKVSLPQVMAKNTIIPALPEFFAAYPDIGIELVLTDRQVDLVEEAVDCVVRVGAIGDVGLVAKRIGAYTQITCASPGYIEQYGEPQTLDDLDRHLAVGYVLNKSGRVRNWEFLVNGETRAVALKYKIAVNDADSYVACGLSGLGLIQSSSYTLDPHLKSGALRRVLADYPAQPRVVSVLYAANRHQPRRVRVFIDWVAELYARLPAFQESETRS, encoded by the coding sequence ATGGACCGCTTCCTTGCAATGAAAGTCTTCGCGCGCGTGGTCGAGGCGGGCAGCTTTTCGAAAGCCGCCGACGCGCTTCGCCTGCCGCCCGCGAGCGTGTCGCGAACGCTGCAGGCGCTTGAAGCGCATCTCGGCGCGCGCCTGCTCAATCGCACGACGCGCAGCATCAGCATCACCGAAGACGGCGAAGCCTATTACGAGCGATGCGTGCGCGTGCTCGGGGAAGTCGACGACATGGAGGCGTCGCTCTCGCGTTCGAAGCTGAGTCCCAAGGGCAACGTCAAGGTGAGTCTGCCGCAAGTGATGGCGAAGAACACCATCATTCCCGCGCTGCCGGAGTTCTTCGCGGCGTATCCCGATATCGGCATCGAACTCGTGCTCACGGACCGGCAGGTGGATCTGGTGGAAGAAGCCGTGGATTGCGTCGTGCGCGTGGGCGCGATCGGCGATGTGGGACTCGTGGCAAAGCGCATCGGCGCTTATACGCAGATCACGTGCGCGTCGCCGGGCTATATCGAGCAATACGGCGAGCCGCAGACGCTCGACGACCTGGACCGGCATCTGGCCGTGGGCTATGTGCTCAACAAGTCCGGACGCGTGCGCAACTGGGAATTCCTCGTGAACGGCGAAACGCGCGCCGTCGCGCTCAAGTACAAGATCGCCGTCAACGACGCGGATTCGTACGTCGCGTGCGGTCTGTCGGGGCTCGGGCTGATCCAGAGTTCGAGCTATACGCTCGATCCGCATCTGAAAAGCGGCGCGTTGCGCCGCGTGCTCGCGGACTATCCGGCGCAACCGCGCGTCGTGTCGGTGCTGTATGCGGCGAATCGGCATCAGCCGCGGCGCGTGCGCGTATTCATCGACTGGGTCGCGGAACTGTACGCGCGCCTGCCGGCGTTTCAGGAGAGCGAAACACGGTCCTAG
- a CDS encoding nucleoside-diphosphate sugar epimerase/dehydratase: MIRFKASWLSAGAFTFDLCAVAGTWLAAYLIRFNGTVPHDFRHGALVALTWVLPVYGVMFRVFGLYRGMWVFASLPDLMRISKSVVVGALVVMIGAVMAQPTPVIPRSVLIVAPLLLFLAMGGARALYRAGKEFYLYGGLVGQGKPVIVLGAGTAGAMLARELARSSEWRLVGLLDDDPAKQGREVLGHKVLGSFSDLPKVAEQYKTDYAIIAIPSSSVDEQRRVATLCVRAGVKVMVLPALNQLTQGEGGFLSRVRQIDLEDLLGREPVKIDMPHVEQLLHGRVVMVTGAGGSIGSELCRQILRFSPAQLVAYDLSEYAMYRLIEELHEKFPDFSVVPVVGDAKDSLLLDQTMARFTPHIVFHAAAYKHVPLMEEQNAWQAVRNNVLGTLRVARSAIRHDVRHFVLISTDKAVNPTNVMGASKRLAEMTCQALQQTAPRTQFETVRFGNVLGSAGSVIPKFQQQIAKGGPVTVTHPEITRFFMTIPEAAQLVLQASSMGRGGEIFILDMGQPVRIVDLARDLIRLYGYSEEQIRIVFTGLRPGEKLYEELLADDETTTRTPHPKLRIAQARGVPDGFIDELLPWLMQHRVLSDDEVRRDLRRWVPEYQTAAAPVLQSVQVTKAKAAN, translated from the coding sequence ATGATTCGATTCAAAGCTTCATGGCTTTCCGCAGGCGCCTTCACGTTCGACCTTTGCGCGGTCGCAGGCACCTGGCTTGCCGCTTACCTGATCCGCTTCAACGGCACGGTGCCGCATGACTTCCGGCACGGCGCGCTCGTTGCGCTGACGTGGGTGCTGCCCGTGTACGGCGTCATGTTCCGCGTCTTCGGGCTGTATCGCGGCATGTGGGTGTTCGCGAGCCTGCCTGATCTCATGCGCATTTCGAAGTCGGTGGTGGTCGGCGCGCTCGTCGTGATGATCGGCGCTGTCATGGCGCAGCCCACGCCCGTCATTCCGCGCTCGGTGCTGATTGTCGCGCCGCTGCTATTGTTTCTCGCGATGGGCGGCGCGCGGGCGCTGTATCGCGCGGGCAAGGAGTTTTATCTGTACGGTGGGCTCGTCGGGCAGGGCAAGCCGGTGATCGTGCTCGGCGCGGGCACGGCCGGCGCAATGCTGGCGCGCGAACTCGCGCGGTCGTCGGAATGGCGTCTCGTCGGCCTGCTCGACGACGATCCCGCCAAGCAAGGCCGCGAAGTGCTCGGCCACAAGGTGCTCGGCTCGTTCAGCGACTTGCCGAAGGTCGCGGAGCAGTACAAGACCGACTACGCGATCATCGCGATTCCGTCTTCCTCCGTCGATGAGCAGCGGCGGGTCGCGACGCTCTGCGTGCGCGCGGGCGTCAAGGTGATGGTGCTGCCCGCGCTCAATCAGTTGACGCAAGGCGAGGGCGGTTTCCTCTCGCGCGTGCGCCAGATCGACCTTGAAGATTTGCTCGGCCGCGAGCCGGTGAAGATCGACATGCCGCACGTCGAGCAACTGCTGCACGGGCGCGTCGTGATGGTGACGGGCGCGGGCGGTTCCATCGGTTCGGAGCTGTGCCGGCAGATTCTGCGTTTCTCGCCGGCGCAACTCGTCGCGTATGACTTGAGCGAATACGCGATGTATCGCCTCATCGAAGAGCTGCACGAGAAGTTTCCGGACTTCTCCGTGGTGCCGGTGGTCGGCGACGCGAAAGACTCGCTGCTGCTCGATCAGACGATGGCGCGTTTCACGCCGCATATCGTCTTCCATGCGGCGGCCTACAAGCATGTCCCGTTGATGGAAGAGCAGAACGCATGGCAGGCCGTGCGCAACAACGTGCTCGGCACGCTGCGCGTCGCGCGCTCGGCGATCCGCCATGACGTGCGGCACTTCGTGCTCATTTCCACCGACAAGGCCGTCAACCCGACCAACGTGATGGGCGCGAGCAAGCGCCTCGCCGAGATGACGTGTCAGGCGTTGCAGCAGACCGCGCCGCGCACGCAGTTCGAGACCGTGCGCTTCGGCAACGTGCTCGGCAGCGCGGGCAGCGTGATCCCGAAGTTCCAGCAGCAGATCGCGAAGGGCGGCCCGGTAACGGTCACGCATCCGGAGATCACGCGCTTCTTCATGACGATTCCCGAAGCCGCGCAGCTCGTGTTGCAGGCATCGAGCATGGGGCGGGGCGGCGAGATCTTCATTCTCGACATGGGGCAGCCGGTGCGCATCGTCGATCTGGCGCGCGACCTGATTCGCCTCTATGGCTATAGCGAAGAGCAGATTCGCATCGTGTTCACGGGCTTGCGTCCGGGCGAGAAGCTCTACGAAGAACTGCTCGCCGACGACGAAACCACCACGCGCACGCCGCATCCGAAACTGCGCATTGCGCAAGCGCGGGGCGTGCCGGACGGGTTCATCGACGAACTCTTGCCGTGGCTCATGCAGCATCGCGTGCTGTCGGACGACGAAGTGCGCCGCGATCTGCGCAGATGGGTGCCGGAGTATCAGACGGCCGCCGCGCCGGTGCTGCAAAGCGTGCAGGTCACGAAGGCGAAGGCGGCGAACTGA
- a CDS encoding glycosyltransferase family 4 protein, with protein MSASLFPFLVHSPWTAAVWVAAASLGVCASILFALLRTGLAWRLATDIPNDRSLHTRPTPRVGGWGIVPVAVITMLLLTPSMWLAAVLAAALAAVSQIDDRRGLPARVRFGAHVAAVAFLILLNPAPVPWWALVAVGFLMVWLVNLYNFMDGSDGLAGGMALIGFGGYAVAALSGPVPQIDLGIASAALAGAAAGFLLFNFHPARIFLGDSGSIPLGFFAGALGYWGWLKGTWPVWFPALVFAPFIGDASVTLLRRLARGEQFWQAHREHYYQRMVRLGVGHARTALAWYALMLAGVVLANLALAFAPVGQWVAVAAWAIVLVVAGLAVDTCWRRHAALASEHSRGSRG; from the coding sequence ATGAGTGCCTCGCTGTTTCCTTTCCTCGTGCATTCGCCGTGGACAGCAGCCGTATGGGTCGCGGCTGCGTCGCTCGGAGTTTGCGCGTCGATCCTGTTCGCGCTGCTGCGCACCGGTCTCGCGTGGCGGCTCGCCACCGATATCCCGAACGATCGTTCGCTGCACACTCGCCCGACGCCGCGTGTCGGCGGATGGGGCATCGTGCCGGTCGCCGTCATCACGATGCTGCTGCTCACGCCGTCGATGTGGCTCGCCGCAGTGCTCGCCGCCGCGCTCGCCGCCGTGTCGCAGATCGACGATCGCCGCGGCCTGCCTGCGCGCGTCCGGTTCGGAGCGCATGTCGCTGCTGTCGCATTCTTGATCTTGCTGAACCCGGCTCCGGTGCCGTGGTGGGCGTTGGTCGCGGTCGGTTTCCTGATGGTCTGGCTCGTCAATCTTTACAACTTCATGGACGGTTCGGACGGGCTCGCGGGCGGCATGGCGCTCATCGGTTTCGGCGGCTACGCGGTCGCGGCGCTGTCCGGCCCCGTGCCGCAGATCGATCTGGGCATCGCCAGCGCGGCCCTCGCGGGCGCGGCGGCGGGATTTCTGCTCTTCAACTTCCATCCGGCACGAATATTTCTAGGCGATTCAGGGTCGATTCCTCTAGGATTCTTCGCAGGAGCACTCGGTTATTGGGGCTGGCTGAAGGGGACGTGGCCGGTCTGGTTTCCGGCGCTCGTGTTTGCCCCGTTCATCGGCGATGCATCCGTCACGCTGCTGCGGCGCCTCGCGCGCGGCGAGCAGTTCTGGCAGGCGCATCGCGAGCATTACTATCAGCGCATGGTGCGGCTCGGCGTGGGCCACGCGCGCACCGCGCTCGCTTGGTACGCGCTGATGCTGGCGGGCGTCGTTCTGGCCAACCTGGCGCTCGCGTTTGCGCCGGTGGGGCAGTGGGTCGCGGTCGCGGCCTGGGCTATCGTTTTGGTGGTGGCGGGACTCGCAGTCGATACATGCTGGCGGCGCCACGCGGCGCTGGCCTCCGAACACTCTCGAGGTAGTCGCGGATGA
- a CDS encoding SDR family oxidoreductase: MTGRIAVTGANGFVGRAVTRALIDAGREPLGIVRQSAGPHTVQIESLDAITPTVFEGCDAVIHLAARVHVMRDAAADPLAAFRAVNVDGALQTADAARRAGATRFVFVSSIKALAEFDHGEPLKETDERRPPDAYGVSKAEAEVRLQEFGARTGLEIVIARPPLVYGPEVRANFLALMRAIAKGMPLPIGAVTAQRSLVYVDNLASALVECATNPRAAGHIFHVTDGENPGVAELARRLGHHLKRPARLLPVPVGLLQAAGRLTGKTAQVERLTGSLRVDSAHIRDVLGWRPSYSLEAGLAATAAWFLQQRAAEGR, encoded by the coding sequence ATGACCGGGCGCATCGCCGTCACAGGAGCCAACGGCTTCGTCGGCCGCGCGGTCACGCGGGCGCTGATCGACGCGGGCAGAGAACCGCTAGGCATTGTTCGTCAGAGCGCGGGGCCGCATACCGTTCAAATCGAATCGCTCGATGCCATCACGCCCACCGTCTTCGAAGGCTGCGATGCGGTGATTCACCTCGCCGCGCGCGTGCACGTCATGCGCGACGCCGCCGCCGATCCGCTCGCCGCGTTTCGCGCGGTCAATGTCGACGGGGCGCTCCAGACCGCCGATGCCGCCCGTCGCGCCGGCGCGACGCGCTTCGTCTTCGTGAGCAGCATCAAGGCGCTCGCGGAGTTCGACCACGGCGAGCCGCTGAAGGAAACCGACGAGCGCCGTCCGCCGGACGCGTATGGCGTCTCCAAAGCGGAAGCCGAAGTCAGGCTCCAGGAGTTCGGCGCGCGCACCGGGCTCGAAATCGTGATCGCGCGTCCGCCGCTCGTCTACGGGCCCGAGGTGCGGGCCAACTTTCTGGCGCTGATGCGGGCGATCGCGAAGGGCATGCCGCTGCCCATCGGCGCGGTGACGGCGCAACGAAGCCTCGTCTATGTCGATAACCTGGCGAGCGCGCTCGTCGAATGCGCGACGAATCCCCGCGCGGCCGGCCACATCTTCCACGTAACCGACGGTGAAAATCCCGGCGTCGCCGAACTCGCGCGCCGGCTCGGGCATCATCTGAAGCGTCCGGCGCGTCTTCTGCCCGTGCCGGTCGGGCTGTTGCAAGCGGCGGGACGGCTCACCGGCAAAACCGCGCAGGTCGAGCGGCTCACCGGCAGCTTGCGTGTTGATTCGGCGCATATCCGCGATGTGCTAGGCTGGCGCCCCTCGTACTCGCTGGAGGCGGGTCTCGCAGCCACCGCCGCGTGGTTTCTCCAGCAACGTGCGGCAGAAGGACGCTAA
- a CDS encoding glycosyltransferase family 2 protein, giving the protein MQLNSQYASAGSAPLISVSLVVYRPHRQLLVRTLHTLDTALHRLSLADQSASAPLYLINNGTDDGFDLSAFAREAARQTHVIEGQGNVGYGRGHNLAIERTSSRYHVILNPDIELDADALTHALAFMDAHPEVGLLSPQIIEDDGSRQFLCRRYPTVFDLFIRGFLPRSLRKPFKARLARYEMRDVIGDKDIVWDPPIVSGCFMLFRTEVLKKLGGFDPRYFLYFEDYDLSLRTHDVARVAYVPSVRVLHHGGDAAGKGWTHIKLFIASAYKFFSRFGWKWL; this is encoded by the coding sequence ATGCAGTTGAACTCCCAATACGCCAGCGCAGGCTCAGCCCCATTGATAAGCGTATCTCTCGTTGTGTACCGCCCGCATCGGCAACTCCTCGTACGCACGCTGCATACGCTCGATACCGCGCTGCATCGCCTGTCGCTTGCCGATCAAAGCGCCTCTGCACCACTGTATTTAATAAACAACGGCACAGACGATGGATTCGACCTATCCGCGTTTGCCCGGGAAGCTGCGCGCCAGACTCACGTGATCGAAGGCCAGGGCAACGTCGGCTACGGCCGCGGCCACAATCTAGCCATCGAGCGCACGTCTAGCCGTTACCATGTCATCCTGAACCCCGACATCGAACTAGACGCTGACGCACTGACCCACGCGCTCGCCTTCATGGACGCTCACCCGGAAGTCGGTCTTCTTTCGCCGCAGATCATCGAAGACGACGGCAGCCGACAATTCCTCTGCCGCCGCTACCCGACAGTGTTCGACCTCTTCATTCGCGGCTTCCTCCCACGGAGCCTGAGAAAGCCATTCAAAGCGCGACTCGCGCGATACGAAATGCGCGACGTGATCGGAGACAAGGACATCGTCTGGGACCCGCCCATCGTCAGCGGCTGCTTCATGCTGTTTCGCACCGAAGTCCTGAAGAAGCTCGGTGGCTTCGATCCGCGCTATTTCCTCTATTTCGAAGACTACGACCTGAGCCTGCGCACGCACGACGTCGCGCGCGTGGCCTACGTGCCGTCCGTGCGCGTGCTGCATCATGGCGGCGACGCGGCCGGCAAGGGCTGGACGCACATCAAGCTCTTCATCGCGTCGGCGTACAAGTTCTTCAGCCGCTTCGGCTGGAAATGGCTATGA
- a CDS encoding transposase, translating into MPIIFDLMDTTVTESEAKPGSRKGRPNHDPEFRRRLAAAACEPGVSVAKLARESGINANMLFTWRRRYREQLQAETTSMIPVAVVHDTLPAHVAMTPEARDVGNRTPLAGTIEIRIGSVVVKVDGVVDADTLRVVLASVRS; encoded by the coding sequence GTGCCCATCATTTTCGATTTGATGGACACCACTGTGACAGAGTCGGAAGCCAAGCCGGGTAGCCGCAAGGGACGCCCGAACCATGATCCGGAATTTCGACGCCGGCTTGCGGCCGCGGCATGTGAGCCTGGCGTGTCGGTCGCAAAGCTGGCCCGGGAGAGTGGCATTAATGCAAACATGCTGTTCACATGGCGGCGTCGGTATCGCGAGCAATTGCAGGCCGAAACGACTTCCATGATTCCAGTGGCGGTGGTCCATGATACGCTGCCCGCGCACGTGGCGATGACGCCGGAAGCACGGGACGTTGGCAATCGGACGCCACTCGCCGGGACGATCGAGATTCGAATCGGCAGCGTAGTCGTCAAGGTTGACGGCGTCGTCGATGCCGATACGCTACGGGTCGTACTAGCGAGCGTGCGATCGTGA
- the tnpB gene encoding IS66 family insertion sequence element accessory protein TnpB (TnpB, as the term is used for proteins encoded by IS66 family insertion elements, is considered an accessory protein, since TnpC, encoded by a neighboring gene, is a DDE family transposase.): MIALPTGTRVWLVAGVTDMRCGFQGLAAKVQTALEENPLGGNVFIFRGRRGDLVKVLWATEDGLWLLAKRLERGRFVWPQTDGGKVYLTAAQLSMLLEGIDWRQPRRTAAMSML; this comes from the coding sequence GTGATTGCGCTGCCTACGGGTACACGCGTCTGGCTGGTGGCAGGCGTCACCGACATGCGCTGCGGATTCCAGGGACTGGCGGCGAAGGTACAAACGGCGCTCGAGGAGAATCCGCTGGGCGGCAACGTGTTCATCTTCCGCGGTCGTCGCGGCGATCTCGTGAAGGTCCTGTGGGCGACCGAGGACGGGCTCTGGCTCCTCGCAAAACGGCTTGAGCGAGGCCGTTTCGTCTGGCCCCAGACCGATGGCGGCAAGGTCTATCTGACGGCGGCGCAACTGTCGATGTTGCTCGAAGGCATCGATTGGCGGCAGCCGCGTCGGACCGCTGCAATGTCGATGTTGTAA